DNA sequence from the Vibrio pelagius genome:
CGGCTTGTTCAGACGAGACATCTTTTAGCTTAGGTACAAAATGCAGCTGAATACCGACGTAGACGAATAGCCAGATAAGCATAGGAGCCATTAAACGCCAATCGGATTCGGCCAACATGAACAGCATTGCCGTAAAGTAGACCGTCACATAGACGAATACATCGACCATCTTGGTCACGGTTTCGCGAACGGCCAAAGATGTTTGCATCACCTTAGTTGCGACACGTCCAGCAAAGTCATCTTGATAGAAAGAGAGGCTCTGCTTAAGAAGGTAGCGGTGAGCAAGCCAACGAATCGACATCGGGTAGTTGCCCAGCAAAGTTTGATGAAGCAAGAGAGAATATACCGCGATCATGACTGGCATGATGACCAACAACAGAACCCCTAAACCAATCAAGGTTGATTGGTTATCAGCAAGGAAGGTCTCTTTGTCACTGGTCGATAACCAATCCACGAGCTGACCCATATAACCAAATAACGCAACCTCGATGATTGCAATAGTCATGCTCATTAAGCCAAGAAGCAGTAACGGCTTTTCAAAGCCACGTGTGTAATGTCGACAAAAAGCCAATATGCCACTTGGGGGCTGTATGGGTTCGTCTTTTGGAAAGGCTTGGGTAAAGCCTTCAAATTTCTTATACATAGGTTTCCCTTAGTCAACCTCAGCATCTGTGTGCAAAGTTGTAATTATTGTGGTGATTTTAGGTCACGAGTAAAACAAGTCTATGGCAACGCACAAAGCGAAATCACAGTTATTTTTTATTGAGTTAGGGTTGATGTGATAAGAGACGTTGACTGACTGCCGCGGGATCAACGTGTTATGCAACAGGGTTATCCTAACGCTAATTGGGTTAAATTGTAACCAAAACTGACACTTAGCGTAATATTGATGTATGAATATAGTACGGTAAATGGACAGATGTTTGTGTTGAGAGTTGCGCAGTAAAAACTAGGGAAGATCGGCTATTTCGCAGGAATTATTGAGGTTAGCTAATGAAATTATCAATAATTCAGTGATTTTTCTCGTAACAACCTGTTTACAATTGGCGGGTAAATTCCAGATAGGGACAGTTGAGATGTTAAACCTACATGAAAAATCACTGCAGACAACCAATGTACAAAATGCAAACTGTGTAGTGATGGTGCCACCTAAAGAGTTTCGTTTTAACGAAGAGACCGCGCGTGACAATGAATTTCAGCAGCGCGTTAACTTGACTCAAGAAGAAGTAAAATCGCAAACCATGACTGAGTTTAAGGAAATGGTGAAGGTACTTCGCAAAGAAGGCGTACAAGTAGTCGAGTTTGATTATCCTGAACTTGGTGTTGAAACACCGGATGCGGTTTTCCCAAATAACTGGTTTAGTACTGTTAGCGATGGCAGCTTATATACTTTCCCAATGGCGTGCGAAAATCGTCAACATGAAGTGAAGCCTAACGCTCTCATCGAAGCGCTCGAAGCGGCTGGTCGTATCGTCAATCATGTGGATACGCTTGAATCTTATTTACAGCAGGGTGCTTACCTTGAAAGTACAGGCGTAATGGTGATCGATCACATCAACAAAACCATCTATGCGGCCCTTTCTCAACGCTGTGATAGAGAAGTATTGGAAGATTACGCAAAGCGTATCGGTTATTCGCGAGTGGTTTCTTTCCAGACAGCTTTGCCTTCAGGTCAACCGATTTACCATACCAATGTGATGATGGCGATTGGTGATAATTTCTGCGTAATCTGTGATGAAGTGATTCCGGAGTTCGAGCGTCGCTTCGTTGTGAAGTCCCTTGCTAAAGACAAGCAAGTGATCTCGATTTCGATTGATCAAATGAACCGTTTCTGCGGCAACATCCTTCAACTTGAAACGGTAAATGGCGATAAAGTGATTGCGATGTCGCAGTCGGCTTTTGATGCGTTCTCTCCTGCACAACGCGCTCAGCTCGCGACGCACGGAAAACTGCTGCCATTCAATGTGAAAACCATCGAAGATATCGGCGGTGGCTCAGTACGCTGTATGCTTGGTGAGGTGTTCTTACCTACCAGAGTGAATCGCTTGTAATTTTCAGAGAACAAAAAACCACTTCAGTTGAAGTGGTTTTTTGTATCTTGATTGTCCCTAACGAAAACTCTTATGTTCAATGAAGTGGCTGGAACGCTGCACCACTTCTTTCGAGTACACCAGTGCGGTGTGATTAAGGTTGAGCGCGCAGGTGTCGGTTGCTCCTTTTAGGTTGGCGTCCTCCAGTGTTACCGTGCCATCACCTTGATTCTTTCCGAGTACAATTCGGCCTACCCCCGCATCATAAGTGCCAGTGATAACGCCAATCGGGACATCGTTATCATAGTCTCCTAGCCCGTCATTTAGGATGTGTTTGGTGGAGCCAAAAATGAATCCGAGTCCATGATTTGACAACATTTTGGCGATGGTTGCGCCGTTGTGTGGCGTTCCTGCGGTAATGATGCAGGTATCGGCAAACTTTGGCTGATAATGCTTGAAGTAGTGACGAATCAGTAAACCACCCAGTGAGTGCCCAAAGAAGTAGACCTCATCATTTTCATCAAAACGGGCAGTGACAAATCGATTCAAGCGTTTGGACGCGGAAGGAAAGCGCAAAGAGTTATAGGCAAACTTATGAGTTTGAAAGCCGCGCTTTGTAAAGTTTCTATCTAGATACTGCATGATCAGTGCAGGCATATAGAGGCCGTGAATTAATATTATGTGTTTGTTTTTATTGT
Encoded proteins:
- a CDS encoding arginine deiminase-related protein; translation: MLNLHEKSLQTTNVQNANCVVMVPPKEFRFNEETARDNEFQQRVNLTQEEVKSQTMTEFKEMVKVLRKEGVQVVEFDYPELGVETPDAVFPNNWFSTVSDGSLYTFPMACENRQHEVKPNALIEALEAAGRIVNHVDTLESYLQQGAYLESTGVMVIDHINKTIYAALSQRCDREVLEDYAKRIGYSRVVSFQTALPSGQPIYHTNVMMAIGDNFCVICDEVIPEFERRFVVKSLAKDKQVISISIDQMNRFCGNILQLETVNGDKVIAMSQSAFDAFSPAQRAQLATHGKLLPFNVKTIEDIGGGSVRCMLGEVFLPTRVNRL
- a CDS encoding esterase/lipase family protein gives rise to the protein MNNKNKHIILIHGLYMPALIMQYLDRNFTKRGFQTHKFAYNSLRFPSASKRLNRFVTARFDENDEVYFFGHSLGGLLIRHYFKHYQPKFADTCIITAGTPHNGATIAKMLSNHGLGFIFGSTKHILNDGLGDYDNDVPIGVITGTYDAGVGRIVLGKNQGDGTVTLEDANLKGATDTCALNLNHTALVYSKEVVQRSSHFIEHKSFR